In a genomic window of Deferribacterota bacterium:
- a CDS encoding uracil-DNA glycosylase, translating to MDYDQLNREIKNCRKCSLSESRTNALCGEGKLDAKLMLIAQAPGEQEDRDGRMFIGPSGKVLDELLKSANLNREELYMTNLIKCMLPKYRKPKEDEIEKCCWYLDREIELINPRVLVPLGYYATKYIFRKYAILLSSRKDFYTVYGKLFFSEGQKILPLTHPAALLHNPSFKKEMRKSYKKMKVLLEDCKWYPVCPMKRFYEEGMLDEKWVELYCKGDWESCIRYQMEERGEPHPDSMLPDGNIDKRLHQL from the coding sequence ATGGACTATGATCAGTTAAACAGAGAGATTAAGAATTGCAGGAAATGTAGCTTATCTGAGAGCAGAACAAATGCTCTCTGCGGGGAGGGAAAGTTAGATGCAAAGCTTATGTTAATTGCCCAAGCACCGGGAGAACAGGAAGACAGAGATGGAAGAATGTTTATAGGCCCCTCTGGAAAGGTATTAGACGAACTACTAAAATCAGCTAACCTTAATAGAGAAGAATTATATATGACAAATTTAATTAAATGCATGCTTCCAAAATATAGGAAGCCGAAAGAAGATGAAATTGAGAAGTGTTGTTGGTACCTAGATAGAGAGATTGAATTGATAAATCCAAGGGTGTTGGTCCCTCTAGGTTACTATGCAACTAAATACATCTTTAGGAAATATGCCATTTTGTTGTCATCCAGAAAAGATTTTTATACAGTCTATGGTAAGCTTTTTTTTAGCGAAGGACAGAAGATACTTCCTTTAACACATCCCGCTGCACTTCTCCATAACCCTTCTTTTAAAAAAGAAATGAGAAAAAGTTACAAAAAGATGAAGGTATTACTTGAAGATTGCAAATGGTATCCAGTATGCCCAATGAAAAGATTCTATGAAGAAGGTATGTTAGATGAAAAGTGGGTGGAGCTTTATTGTAAAGGAGATTGGGAGAGCTGTATTCGTTATCAAATGGAAGAGAGAGGGGAACCACATCCAGATTCGATGCTTCCCGATGGGAATATAGATAAAAGATTGCATCAGCTTTGA
- a CDS encoding MBL fold metallo-hydrolase — MKITIIYDNTSIRKDLRPDWGFSAVVETKDRKILFDTGASGTILHSNMQKLGINPREIQDVFISHNHFDHIGGLSSFIEQNNNVKLWIPPSFRGVKSIKEIIKMKDPGKLYEGIYSTGELEGIEQSLCIKTEKGIMIIAGCSHPKMEYILQVASQFDRIYGILGGLHGNRPESLKGLDFICPTHCSQYKSEIKALYPEIYVEGGVGRIIEVD; from the coding sequence ATGAAGATCACAATTATCTATGATAATACCTCTATTAGAAAAGACCTCCGGCCTGATTGGGGCTTTTCCGCCGTGGTAGAAACCAAAGATAGAAAAATACTTTTTGATACAGGAGCAAGTGGAACTATTTTACATTCAAACATGCAAAAGCTTGGAATTAATCCCAGAGAGATCCAGGATGTTTTTATATCTCATAATCACTTTGATCATATAGGAGGTCTATCATCTTTTATAGAGCAAAACAACAATGTTAAGCTTTGGATTCCCCCTTCATTTCGAGGAGTTAAGTCTATAAAAGAGATTATTAAGATGAAAGATCCAGGGAAACTCTATGAGGGAATTTACTCTACAGGAGAGCTAGAAGGAATAGAGCAGTCACTTTGTATTAAAACAGAAAAGGGCATTATGATTATAGCGGGGTGCTCACATCCAAAAATGGAGTACATACTTCAAGTGGCTTCTCAATTTGATAGAATTTACGGTATTTTAGGAGGCTTGCATGGAAACAGACCTGAATCCCTGAAAGGTTTGGATTTTATTTGTCCAACCCACTGCAGCCAATATAAGTCAGAGATAAAAGCTCTCTATCCAGAGATATATGTTGAAGGGGGAGTAGGGAGAATAATAGAGGTTGATTAA